AAACGGAGCGGCCACCATGCCCGCACGCACCGGGTTGAGCTCGATATAACGCTGGCAGACCATCAGGTAGGTTTCGCTTTGCACCAGGCAGGATCGGTAACGGCCTTCCCACAACCCGCCAGTGCGCTCGTAGCGGCGGTTGACATAGCGCACGTAGTTTTCGCCAAGCGACTTCATCATTGCGCCCGGCCCAGCTTCATCGCTCGGCGTTACCAGCAAGTGGATGTGGTTGCTCATGAGTACATAGGCGTGCAGTTGGCAAGACGATTGCTTGGCAGCCTTAAGCAGCAAATCGAGATAGACCATGAAATCGCTTCGGTCGAAGAAGCAAATTTGCCGATTGTTGCCGCGTTGCGTGATATGCAGAGGAATTTCCGGGATCACCGGACGGGGTTGGCGGGGCATGGGGTGCTCATCAATAAGGATATGAAATTGCTACCCTAGACTTCAACGGCGCCCCGTAACTCGACCGGCATCAATCGAACGGCAGCTACACCAGGGTCTGACCCGCAGGGTCAGACCCAACGGCTTACGAACTCAACTTGCGTTGGCGCTCTTCGCGCGGCGTATTGCCGAACAAGGCCCCAAACGCGGTCGAAAAATGCGAGCCCGACGAAAACCCGCACATCAAGCCAACTTGCACAATCGAGTAGTTCGTGTCGAGCAGCAGCTGGCGCGCGCGCTGGAGCCGCAGCTCGAGGTAGTAGCGCGACGGCAGGCTGCCCAGGTATTGCTTGAACAATCGCTCGAGCTGGCGCCGCGACAGCCCCACCAGCCCCGCTATGTCGTCCGTCGACAGCGGCTCTTCGATGTTGGCTTCCATTAGCGTCACCGCCTCGCTCAGCTTGGGCTGCAGCACGCCGAAGCGCGCCTGCAACGCGACCCGCTGCCGCTCTTCCTTGCCGCGCACGCGGTCGATGCACAGCGCTTCCTTGATGTGCGCCTGCACCGTGGCGCCGAAGATGATCTCGACCAGCGCCAGCGCGAAGTCGATACTTGCCGCGCCGCCGCAGCAGGTCAGCCGGTTGTCGTCGATTTCGTACAGGTGCGGCGTGAAGACGGCATGGTCGGCGCTGGTGTCGACTTCCGCGTACAGCGCCCACGGCAGCGCCGTGCGCACGCCATTGAGCACGCCGCCTTCGGCCAGCCACAGCACGCCGGCGCCGACCCCGCCCCAGAACGGCGCCGCACGCAGCCGCGAATACACCGTGCGGCTGTTGGCGGGCTTGAGTCCCGCTTCCGATTCGTCCGCCACCAGCAGCACGATGTGCCAGTGCCGCACCGCGTCGGCGCCAAACTTGTCAGGCGTGCGCACGTCCACGTGCAGGCGCTCCGGCCCCAGCAGCTTGGCGGCGAGCCGCAGCGGCTGGTACAGGCCGGACCAGGTCAGCGAGTCCGGCTCGCCGGCGTTGACCAGCAGGACGCGCAGCGGCTTTTCATGCGCCAGGCGGGCGAGATCGGACAGCGGCATCGCCGGTCGTTATTCGGGCGCGAGCGCGGCCGCCGGACGCGGCGTGGCCGCATTCCATTGGCTGACGATCATGCCGGCGATCAGCAGCGCCGCGCCGACCCAGCCGCGCGCCGTCATCGTCTCGCCCAGCCAGAAGTAGGCGAAGAAGGCCGCCGCCGCCGGCTCGAACGAGTAGATCACCGCCGCTTCATTGGCCGACGCGCGCGACTGGCCCCAGCTTTGCAGCGAGATGATCGCCGCCGTCGCCACCACGCCCAGGTACACCAGCTTGAGCGTGTAGGTCGCCAGGCCCTGGCCGATGTATTCCCAGTAATTGGCAAAGTCCTGGCTGGCGTCGATGGTGGTGCGCGGCACTTCGCGCGCCAGAAGCCAGATCGCCGCGCACAGGGCGACCGTGAGGATCTGCATCGCGGTGAGCGTCATCAGGCGCGACGCGCGCCGGGTGCGGAATGCCATCATCTTGATGTACAGGCCAAAGGCGAACGCACTGGCCAGCGCCAGCGTGTCGCCGCGCCCCCATGCGCCGCCGTCCCAGCACAGCGCCGCCAGACCCGCCACGGCGAGCACCAGCGCCAGCACGATGCGCTTTTCCGGCAGCTTGCCCGACGCCAGGCCCAGCAGCGGCACCACCAGCACCGACAGGCCGCAGATGAAGGCGTTGCGGTTGGAGGTGGTCAGCGCCAGCCCCTCGACCTGGAACACGTAGCAGAAGAACAGCAGCACGCCCAGCAGGCCGCCCGACACCAGGTCGTCGCGCCCCGGCTTCCACAGGAACGGCGAAAGCAGCACCGCGGCGATCGCGAAGCGGATGAAGATGATCCATTGCGCCGAAAAATACAGCGTCAGCCCTTTCATGGCAGGAAAAGTGGTTCCCCACACCAGGGTGACGAGCAGCAGGGCGAGGA
This window of the Massilia sp. R2A-15 genome carries:
- a CDS encoding DMT family transporter; the protein is MTHQFRGILALLLVTLVWGTTFPAMKGLTLYFSAQWIIFIRFAIAAVLLSPFLWKPGRDDLVSGGLLGVLLFFCYVFQVEGLALTTSNRNAFICGLSVLVVPLLGLASGKLPEKRIVLALVLAVAGLAALCWDGGAWGRGDTLALASAFAFGLYIKMMAFRTRRASRLMTLTAMQILTVALCAAIWLLAREVPRTTIDASQDFANYWEYIGQGLATYTLKLVYLGVVATAAIISLQSWGQSRASANEAAVIYSFEPAAAAFFAYFWLGETMTARGWVGAALLIAGMIVSQWNAATPRPAAALAPE
- a CDS encoding transposase, which gives rise to MPRQPRPVIPEIPLHITQRGNNRQICFFDRSDFMVYLDLLLKAAKQSSCQLHAYVLMSNHIHLLVTPSDEAGPGAMMKSLGENYVRYVNRRYERTGGLWEGRYRSCLVQSETYLMVCQRYIELNPVRAGMVAAPFHYHWSSYRCNAHGEVNELVTPHELYLRLGRGSDERIHAYRALFNEVLGENTMKKLRRATNGGLALGNQSFTDRVQELLKRPPGSDQLV
- a CDS encoding GlxA family transcriptional regulator encodes the protein MPLSDLARLAHEKPLRVLLVNAGEPDSLTWSGLYQPLRLAAKLLGPERLHVDVRTPDKFGADAVRHWHIVLLVADESEAGLKPANSRTVYSRLRAAPFWGGVGAGVLWLAEGGVLNGVRTALPWALYAEVDTSADHAVFTPHLYEIDDNRLTCCGGAASIDFALALVEIIFGATVQAHIKEALCIDRVRGKEERQRVALQARFGVLQPKLSEAVTLMEANIEEPLSTDDIAGLVGLSRRQLERLFKQYLGSLPSRYYLELRLQRARQLLLDTNYSIVQVGLMCGFSSGSHFSTAFGALFGNTPREERQRKLSS